In the genome of Pseudomonas fluorescens, the window GAAGAAATGCAGGCCGATGAAGCGCTCAGGCTGGCTGACACTGGCGGCGAGTTGGGTGATCGACAGCGACGAGGTATTGGAGGCAATGACGCATTCGTTGCCGACCTGCGCGGCGATCTGTTGCAGCACACGCAGTTTCAGGTCGAGATTTTCAGTGGCCGCTTCGATGACCAGTTGCGCGTTTTGCAGGCTGCTGTAATCGGTGCTGGTGCGGATTTTGTCGAGGGTCGCCTGTTTCTGCTCCGGCGTCAGGGTTTCTTTGGCGATCTGCCGGTCCAGGTTTTTACCGACCGTTGCGACGGCTTTTTGCAAAGCGCTTTCGGAAATGTCGAGCAAGGTCACGTTGAAACCGGCCATGGCACAGACTTGTGCGATGCCGTTGCCCATGGTGCCCGCACCGATCACCCCGATGTTTTGCAGATTCATCTTCCCATCCTTCGATCAAACCCTGCGATACCTTGGCCGCGACGGCGGCCGAAGGCGTACTATTGCCGCGAGTCTAGAGCCGGCAGGGCGGTTGTCCTATGCCAAAACTGTTCAACGGCACTGATGTTTTTTGCCATTCGGGTGATGAGAGAGAAACGAACCAATGCGGGAAAAGGACTCGGTTGCCGCCTATTTCGTGCAGGCAATGATCCATGGGCTGAGGGATGATCCGCAGCGCGTGATGGCCGTGCTCGAACAGGCGGGCATTGATCCGGCGGTCATGCACCAACCCACGGCGCGGGTGCCGGCCAACGCGTTTGCGGCGTTGTGGCTGATCCAGATCCGCGAGCTCGACGATGAGTTTTTCGGGCTCGACTCCCATGGCATGCCGCCGGGCAGTTTCGCCCTGATTTGCCGCGCCCTGATTCAGGAGCCCGATCTGCACAAGGCCATGCGTCAGTGCCTGGCCAACTTCGGCTTGTTCCTGCGCGACTTTCGCGGCTCGCTGGCGGTGCGTGGCAAGCGTGCGGTGATCAGCCTGGAAACCCGTTCGACGGACAACGATGCCAGCCGGTTTGGTGAAGAAACCTTCCTGGTGTTGATGATCAGCCTGCTGTGCTGGCTGGGCGGGCGGCGCATTCCCATTGACCGTGCGGACTTCCGCCATTCACGCTTGTCGCTGGGTGACGACCGCCTGCTTTGGGGCCCCAACCTGACCTTTGGTGCCGAGC includes:
- a CDS encoding 3-hydroxybutyryl-CoA dehydrogenase — translated: MNLQNIGVIGAGTMGNGIAQVCAMAGFNVTLLDISESALQKAVATVGKNLDRQIAKETLTPEQKQATLDKIRTSTDYSSLQNAQLVIEAATENLDLKLRVLQQIAAQVGNECVIASNTSSLSITQLAASVSQPERFIGLHFFNPVPVMGLIEVIRGLQTSDATHQLALDMATTLGKTAITAGNRPGFVVNRILVPMINEAILVFQEGLASAEDIDAGMRLGCNQPIGPLALADLIGLDTLLSILEAFYDGFNDSKYRPAPLLKEMVAAGYLGRKTGRGFHAYA
- a CDS encoding AraC family transcriptional regulator, which gives rise to MREKDSVAAYFVQAMIHGLRDDPQRVMAVLEQAGIDPAVMHQPTARVPANAFAALWLIQIRELDDEFFGLDSHGMPPGSFALICRALIQEPDLHKAMRQCLANFGLFLRDFRGSLAVRGKRAVISLETRSTDNDASRFGEETFLVLMISLLCWLGGRRIPIDRADFRHSRLSLGDDRLLWGPNLTFGAERTEIEFASHYLRLPVVQDLASLKVFLRTAPQWLVIRFRNQHGLASQVHQRLRGSHYSEWPTLQAFALEQHLSPSTFRRKLEREGCSYQEIKDEVRRGVAFEQLRQSDASISDIAERLGFQEPSAFHRAFKKWTGESPGRYRARYQGE